The following nucleotide sequence is from Dyella sp. BiH032.
TGCTTGCGCGACGCTCCGTCGCGCGCCTGCAGCGAAAGCCCGTTCAGTACGGTGCTATAGAAGGCCGCCACGGCGCTCACGTCGGCCGCTCCCGGCACGTCGCCCTCCGCGACACCCTGCTTGAGCCGGCGGCGGATCAGCGCCTGGGTTTCGCTCCGGCGCTCGGCGAGGTCGCGAAACACCGCCTCGTTGTCCGCCGTGCGGTGCGTCGCGCCCAGCACGACCAGGCAGCCGCGGCCGTTGCCGAAGCGCTTGGCCGCCTCGCGCAGCATGGCTTCGATCGCCGCGCGGGCGGTGATGCCGTGCCGGCCCAGTTCGTCCAGCGTGCGGGGGCCGGCAGCGTTCACGTAGAGATCGAGCGCCTCGCGGAACAGCGCTTCCTTGCAGCCGAACGCCGCGTACAGGCTCGGCGCGTTGATGCCCATGGCGGCGGTGAGGTCGCCGATCGAGGCGCCGTCGTAGCCGCGGTCCAGGAACACTTCCATCGCCTGCCGCAGCACCTGGTCGCGGTCGAATTTGCGCGGGCGTCCCCGCTCCTTCGCTGTGGTCGTCATCGGCGCACCTTTCTGTAGCGGTCAATACATAAAGTGCTTGACAGCCCGAGTCAAGACTGCTTCGATTTTATGTATCGACCACTACATAAATGGAGCACGAGCATGGGCAGTCTCGACGGCAAGGTGGCTTTGGTGACCGGCGGTTCGCGCGGCATCGGCGCGGCGGTCGTGCGGCGGCTGGCACGGGACGGCGCCACGGTGGCGTTCACCTACATCAGCTCCCCCGAGCGCGCCGAGGCGCTCGCGCGGGAGCTCGAATCCGCAGGCGGCAAGGCGCGAGCCTACCCGGCGGACAGCGCCGACCCGGCCGCGCTGCGGGCGGCGGTGGACCGCGTGGCCGCGGATTTCGGGCAGATCGACGTGCTGGTCAACAACGCCGGCATCTTCGTCGGCGGCGCGTTCGAGGACGTCTCGCTGGAGGACTACGAACGCACCATGGCTATCAATGTCCGCGCGGTCTTCGTCGCCTCGCAGGCAGCCGCGCGGCACATGGGCGAAGGCGGGCGCATCATCAGCATCGGCAGCAACCTTGCCGACCGGGTGCCTGCGCCGGGCATGACCCTGTATTCGATGAGCAAGTCGGCGCTGTCGGCCTTCACCCGAGGCCTGGCGCGGGACCTGGGCCCGCGCGGCATCACCGTGAACCTGGTGCAGCCCGGCTCGACCGACACCGACATGAATCCCGCCGACGGCGCCCATGCCGAAGAGCAGCGCGCGCGCATGGCGATCAAGCGCTACGGCGACGCGTCCAACATCGCCGGCATGGTGGCCTGGCTCGCCGGCGAGGAAGGCCGCTTCGCCAACGGGACGGCCTTTACGGTGGACGGTGGCGCCAATGCCTGACGACGCTTCTGCCAAGACACCTTCCGCCAAGACGCATCGCCAGACACATGGCAGGACACATGGCACGACCGATCGCCTGCTCGTGCTGGCGGCGGTGTGCCTGGCCGGCCTGGGCATGCCGTTGAGCTTCACCGGTCCGGCCATCGCGCTGCCGGCGATCGGCCGTTCGCTGGGTAGCGATCCGCTGCTGCTGTCATGGGCGGTGAATGCTTTCATCCTTGCATTCGGCGGCAGCGTGATGGCCGCCGGCGCGCTGGCCGACCAGTACGGGCGCAAGCGCGTGTTTGCCATCGGCATCGGGCTGTTCGCCGGCCTTTCGGTGTTGCTGGCGCTGTCGCCGAACCTGTGGTGGCTGGACGTCGCACGCGCCGCGCAGGGCGTGGCGGCAGCGCTCACCATGTCCGCGGGTGCCGCGTCGCTGGCGCAGGAGTTCGAGGGCCCGGCGCGCACGCGCGCCTATAGCCTGTTGGGCACGACGTTCGGCCTGGGCCTGGCCTTCGGCCCGCTGTTATGCGCCTGGCTGGTCGAAGCCTTCGGCTGGCGCGCAGTGTTCCTCTCTACCGCCGCGTTGGGCTCGCTGGTGTTCGTCGTTGGCGTGCCGCGCATGCGGGAGACACGCGATCCCGGCGCGCAAGGGCTCGACCTGCCTGGCAGCCTGAGCTTCACCGCGGCGCTGGTACTGCTCACCTTCGGCATCATCGAGGCGCCGCGGCCGGATAGCGGATTCGCGCCACCCCTGCTCGCCACCGCGGCCATCGCCATGCTGGCACTGTTCGTCTGGGTGGAATGGCGCGCACCGCGGCCGATGCTGGACCTGTCACTGTTCCGCAATCCGCGCTTCCTCGGCGCTCAGGCGCTGCCGCTGGCCACCGCGCTGTGCTACGTGGTGCTGCTGATCTTCCTCCCGCTGCGCTTGGTAGGCGTGGAGGGGCGCGGCGAAGTAGCCTCGGGACTGCTGATGGTGCCGCTGTCCGCGCCGATGCTTGCGGTACCGTTCCTGGGTGCGCTGCTCACGCGCTGGTTCTCGCCGGGCCTGCTCTCCGCTGTGGGCTTGGGCATCGCCAGCGTGGGCCTGCTGTGGCTGCGCGCGGTGGCCGCGCCGGGCGCCGCATGGTCCGCGCTGGCCTGGCCGCTGCTGCTGATCGGCGCCGGCGCGGGGCTGCCATGGGGACTGATGGACGATCTCGCCGTCAGCGTGGTGCCCAAGGAGCGGGCCGGCATGGCGACCGGTTTCTTCACCACCACGCGCGTGGCCGGCGAGGCCATCGCGATGGCCGCGGTGGGCGCCGTGCTCACGGCGTTGATCGAAGGCCGGTTGGCTCAGGTGCCGCACGACCAGGCTGTGGCCGCGGCCTCGAATCTCGCCACCGGCGACATGGCGCATGCCGCACGGGCCGCGCCGGCGATGGCGCACGAGGCGTTGCTGCACGGCTATGCGGTCGCGTTCGGCAGCCTGCTCGGCGGCCTCGCCGTGCTGACCGGCGCGCTGGCGCTGCTGTCGTTCGTTCTGTTGCGCCGCCCGCGTCGCGTGACCTCCGCTTCGCTCGCGCGCGAATCCTGTCCCGCCGCCTGAAAGCCGCCGGCCATGGGGGGCCCGGGACGCCGTGGCCCGCCGCCGATCCGCGGGCAGGCGTCCGGCTGCACGCCGCGTAGACATCGGTTCTGTCATCTAGGCGCCCGTCCTGGCCGCTTAGATGACAGTTTTTGGACGTCTAAACGTTTTCGTCGACGATTCGTCATCTGCGCTGCGCGTCGCTGTCACGCATGGCCCCTAGCCTGCGCTGGTTAAGAGCCTGTGTACGGATCGGAACGCAACGCAGGCAGGGACGCCGCTTGAAGCACGCCGTCGACCGTGGTCCCCACCACCGTCGACGTCCACGTTTTTGGTTCCGTCGCATGGCTCGGTATCTCACTACACCGGGCTTACCACACCGGACTCACTACACCGGAGCGACTCCCTTGCGTACCTCGATGATCAGCCGCGCCATCGGCCTTGCCCTGTTCGGCGGCCTGCTCGGCGCCCTCTCTCCCATGCTTCTCGCCCAGGACGCCGCCGCCTCCACGGACACGGGCAAGTCCGCCGCCGACAAGGCCAAGAACCTCGACGGCATCGTGGTGACCGCACGTTCCGGTGTGGAGACCCGCACCAAGGCCGAAACCAGCTATTCCATCACCACCATCGACGAGGACCGGTTGCGCATGCAGGCGCCGACCTCGGTGACCGAGGCGATGAAGTCCGTGCCGGGCTTCTGGGTCGAAGCCTCCGGCGGCGAGGCCAGCGGCAACATCCGCGCGCGCGGCATCCCGGTGGACGGCTTCGGCTCGGTCAACCTGCTCGAAGATGGCGTGCCGGTGCAGCACGATCCGGCGCTGGGCTATCTGAATGCCGACCAGGCTTTCCGCCTCGACGAGACGATCGAGCGCATCGAAGTGGTGCGCGGCGGCCCGTCGTCGGTGTTCTATTCCAACGCGCCGGCCGGCGCGATCAACTTCATTCCGCGCAAGGTGGGCGACAAGGCCGAAGGCCTGCTCAAGTTCACGGTGGGCGACTATGGCCTCACCCGCGGCGATTTCTGGGCCGGCACGCCGGTCGGCGACGGCTGGAAGCTGGGCGTGGGCGGCTTCTACCGCACCGACAGCGGCATCCGCGATCCGGGCTTCAACGCCAATGATGGCGGGCAGATCCGCCTGAACCTGTCGAAGGATTTCGAGCACGGCAGCTTCAGCGCCGACGTGAAGCACCTGGACGACAAGGTCGCGCTGTACCTGGGCATCCCGATGCGCACCCTCCCCAATGGCGACATCCGCGCGGTGCCGGGCTTCGACGGCAACTACGGCACGCTGGCCGGCCCCGAGACCGAGCACGTGTTGATGAAGATGGGCAACGGCGGCCTCTACAACTTCGACAACAGCGAAGGCACGCACGTCAAGCGCGACCAGGTGACGCTGAAGTTCGACTACGACCTGGGCGCCGGCTGGAAGCTGGCCGAGTCGCTGCGCTACGACGACACGCATACGCAGCGCAACGGCGTATTCCCCAACTCGCTGATGAGCGCGACCAAGTATCTCTCCCAGCAAAAGGTGCCCGCGGGCGCCGCCGGCCTGCAGCTGCGTTACGTGGATAACCCCAACGAGGTGTTCAACAACGCCAACCAGAACGGCAATGGCCTGGTGGTGGTGGGCGGCCTGCGTGGCGTGACCATGCCGGTGAAGGAGTTCATCAACGACACGCGCTTGCTGCGCAAGTTCGACCTCGGCGGCCAGACCCACGACGTCACCCTGGGCTATTACTACGCCCGCTTCGACCAGGACTTCAGCCGCTACTCCTCGGTGGCGCTGCTGGACGCCACCAATAATGCGCGCCTGCTCGACCTGGTGGCGGTGAACGCTGCCGGCCAGCCGGTCTCCACGCTGTCGGACCATGGCATCACGCGCTACGGCTACGAGTGGGAGAACGCCACTGGCACCTCCACCACGAATGCCGTGTATCTCTCCGACGAATGGCAGGTCACCGACGAGCTGCGCATCGACGGCGGCGTGCGCTGGGAACAGGTGAACACCCGGGGCAAGACCGAGACCAAGCAGACGGTGAACCTCGGCACGCCAGCCACCTCGTCGATCATCACCGGCACCGGGCAGTACGTGCCGTGGGACCACACCTTCAACAAACTGGGCTGGACCCTGGGCGCCAACTGGCAGTTCTCCCCACGCTCGGGCGTGTTCGCGCGCTGGACGCCGACGTTCCGCCTGCCGAACCTGAGCACCTACATCACCAACCCCACCGCCACGCCAGTGACCCAGACCATGAAGCTGGGCGAGATCGGCTACAAGTACACCGACCGCCAGCTGGACCTGTACGCCACCGCGTTCTATACGAAGTACAACAACGTCGGCTTCAGCAACTACGTTTTCAGCTCCAACGGCAACACGTCGACGGTGCAGCAGGGCTATGCGGACACCAAGACCAAGGGCCTGGAACTGGAGGGCACCTGGTATCCGGTGGACTGGTTCGACGTGCAGGTGACCGCCACCGTGCAGGACCCGCAGTACAAGGGCCTGCGCTATACCGAACTGGTGTCCGGCGCGCCGGTGCTGCGCGACTACGAGGGCAACCAGCTGATTCGCGTGCCCAAGCAGAGCTACCGCGTGGTGCCGGGCGTGAACCTGCTGGGCGGCAAGCTGCGCCTGCAGATCGCCTACGAGTACGAAGGCCAGCGCTACGTCGACACGGCCAACTCGGTGAAACTGCCGTCGTACGACGTGTGGAGCGCCAGCGCGCGCTATGACATCTCCCAGATGTGCTCGCTGTTCTTCTACGCAGACAACCTCACCAACTCGCTGGGCCTGACCGAAGGCAACCCGCGCGCGGGCGAGCTGGCCAGTGCGGATGCCGGCGCCAATACCTTCATCGCCCGTCCGATCCTGGGCCGTGCCTACCGCGCCGCCATCATGTACCGCTTCTGATCCGGCGGGGCCGGGCACGCGCCCGGCCCCTCTCTTCCGCATGACGAAGCGAATGCTCTTTCCCAGGTTGGCCGCGGCGACGTTGCTGCTAGGGGCCGGTGCCGCCGGCGCCTGCGACCTCGAACGCGCCAGTGCCGGCTGTGACCTGGAGGCGCTCGACCGGAGCCTGCGCCTGAACGATCTGCAGGCCGTGGGCACGCACAACAGCTACAAACAGGCGATGCCGCCGGCCGAACTGGCGGCGCATCGCGCGCGCGATCCGAAGGGCGCCGACGGCATCGACTATGCGCACCCGCCGCTGCCGGCGCAGCTCGACGAGGGAGCGCGCACGATCGAGCTGGACGTCTACTACGACCCGGAGGGCGGCCATTACGCGCACCCGCCGGGCGCATTGCGCAAGGGTTACGCCAACCCGCCGTGGCCGCCGGAGCAGGCGGCGCAGATGCGGCGGCCCGGCTTCAAGGTGATGCACCTGGCGGACATCGATTTCCGCAGCAGCTGCCAGACTTTCGTCGCCTGCCTGCGCCAGATCCGCGACTGGTCCACCGCGCATCCATGGCACGTGCCGATCATGATCCTGATCAACGCCAAAGACGGCGGCGGCGGGCCAGGCGCCGCCACGCCAATGCGCTTCGACGAACGCGCCTTCGATGCGCTGGACGCCGAGGTGCGCTCGGTCTTCGCGCCGGCCAGGCTGATCACGCCTGACAAGGTGCAGGGCAAGCACCACTCGTTACGCGAAGCCGTGCTTGCCGGCGCATGGCCCACCCTGGGCGCGACGCGGGGCAAGGTGTTCTTCGTGCTGGACGAAGACGCGGCCAAGATCGCGCTCTATCGGGGAAACCGCCATTCATTGGAAGGCCGCGTGATGTTCGTCAACACGGACGAGGCCTCGCCGGCCGCCGCGTACCTCACCCTCAATGATCCGGTACGCGAGCTTGATCGCATCCGCCGCGATGTCGCGGCCGGCTTCCTGGTCCGCACCCGCGCCGACGCCGACACGGCCGAAGCGCGACGCGGCGATACATCTCGACGTGACGCCGCTTTCGCCAGCGGCGCGCCATACATCTCCACCGACTACATGCACCCGGACCTGCGTTTCGGTGCCTACCGCGTCCGCCTTCCCGGTGACGCGATCGCACGCTGCAATCCGGTCCGCCGTCCCGAATGCCACTCTCCGCAAGGTTCCGCATCGCCATGAGCGCACGTTTCTTCCGTTCCCTTGCCTTCGCCCTCGCCTGCGCGCTGCTTCCACTCGCGGCCATCCATGCCGCGGATGCCGAGAAACCCGACGTGGTGCTGCACGGCGAGCTGAGCGGCAAGGACAACCAGACCTACCGTCCGCTGCCGTTCGACGTGCCGGCCGGGGTCACGCGCATCACGGTGCAGTTCGACTACACCGGCCGCGAGGAGAAGACCACCGTGGACCTCGGCCTGCTCGGTCCGGACGGTTTCCGCGGGCAGGACGGCTTCCGCGGCTGGAGCGGCGGGACCAAGAAGCTGTTCACCGTTTCAGCGACGGATGCCACGCCGTCCTACCTGCCGGGTGCGATCCGGCCGGGGCGCTGGCAGCTGCTGCTGGGCATTCCGAACATCCGCCCGGAAAGCCACGCCAACTACACCGCGAGCATCTGGTTCGGCCACGCCGGCGACCCGGCGTGGGAACCGGCCGTGCTCCATCCGCCGCTGCGCAAGGAGGCCGGCTGGTACCGCGGCGACCTGCACATGCATACGGCGCACAGCGACGGTGGCTGCAAGAGCCAGAGCGGCGCGCAGCGCGTGCCGTGCCCGCTGTTCTTCACCGTACAGGCGGCGGCGCAACGTGGGCTGGATTTCATCGCTATCACGGACCACAACACGGTGTCGCATGCCAATGCGATGCGCGAGCTGCAGCCTTATTTCGACACGCTGCTCCTGATTCCCGGCCGCGAGATCACCACGTTCACCGGCCACGCCAACCTGTTCGGCACTACCGCGCCGGTGGATTTCCGCGTGGGCAGCAAGGACGTGCCGGACTGGAACGCCCTGCTGAAGGCGATCGCACCGCTGCACGGCGTGATCTCCATCAACCACGCCATCCGCCCGAGCGGCGAGATCTGCATGGGCTGCGGCTGGACGGCCCAGCCGCCCGTCGATATGGCGCAGGTGCAGGCCGTAGAGGCAGTGAATGGCAGCGACGCGGGCACGCAGATTTCCGGCATTCCGTTCTGGGAATCGCAACTCGCGCGCGGCTACCGCCTCACCGCGATCGGCGGCAGCGACAACCACGAAGCGTTCCAGAACGAAGCGCGCATCGGCACCAATCCGACCGGCGTGCCGGCGACGGTGGTTTACGCGCAAGAGTTGTCGATGCCGGCGGTCCTCGATGGCATCCGCGCGGGCCATGTATTCATCGACACCGAGGGCAGCCGCGACCGCGTGCTGGAGCTGAGCGGTGAGGCCGGTGGGGCCAAGGCAATCATGGGCGACGCGTTGCGCGTGCCCGCGGGCGCAACCGCGTCGTTCGACGTCCACGTCGCCCACGCCAAGGGTGCCACGCTGGCGGTGCTGCTCGACGGCCAGCCGTTGACGCCGGCCGTCGACGCGCGGATCGAAGGGGACGACGTGCGTCGCGCGTTCGCCTGGCACAGCGACGGGAAGCCGCACTGGCTGCGCGTGGAAGTGCGCGATGCGGCAGGCAAGCCATTGCTGGTAGGCAACCCGATCTATCTCAACCCGGCGACGGGTTCACGCTAGCGCGCCGGTGCGCGCGCCAGCGCCCACACGTCCACACGTTTTGCGCCGGCCCGCCGGAGTACGCGGGTGCATTCGGCGAGCGTCGCCCCGGTGGTCATGACGTCGTCCAGCAGGACGACGTGGTTCGGCAATGCATCGGTCCGCAGGCGAAAAGCGCCGCGCACGTTGCGGCGGCGCGCGACGCGGTCCAGTTCGGTCTGCGCGGAGGTGCCGCGGATGCGCTCCAGCACGCCCTGGCGCATAGGGACGCCGAGCGCCGCGGCGAGTGGACGGGCCAGTTCCCATGCCTGGTTGTAGCCGCGGTGGCGAAGGCGGCGGCGATGCAGCGGCACGGGCACGATCAGGTCCGGACGGTCCGCGGGCGCCGGTTCGCGCTGCCATAGCTCGGCGAGTACGCGTCCGGCGGCCAGATCCGCACCGAACTTGAAGCGCGTCTCCAGCCGGTCAAGCGGCCAGCCATAGCGGAATGGCGCCCAGGCCGCGTCCCATGGCGGCGGGCGGCGCTGGCACTGGCCGCACAGGGCGGCCCCGACCGGGAGTGGCAGGGCGCAGCGTTCGCAGGCATGGCGGTTGCGCGGCATCTCGCGCGCGCAGGGCGCGCACAGGTCGGCGTCCTCGGCACCGGGCGAGCCGCACAGCAGGCAGCGCCACGGAAACAGCGCTTCGTGCAGACAGACCAGTCCGCGTCGGAAGAAACGTAGCGGCGCATCCATGCGCATGGGCGTGTCCTCAGGTCTTGGCTTTGAACATGGCCGCGTCGAGAATCGACCACAGGTGGATGATCCAGCCCAGCCATACGATCCACAGCACGCCGGCCAGCACGAACATCACGATGGCGATCAGCAGGCGGCCCTGCACGAGCTGGCCGAGTCCGGGGATGAAGAAGCTGCAGATGGCCGCGAGCACGTTGCCCGCACTGCCCTGTCCAGTGCTCATGCGATCGATGCCTCCACGAAGAGTACGGAAATGGTAGCGCAGCCGTACGCAGCCGCATCGTAAACCTCATGATCGTCTTTATAGTTGACAGGAGGCGAAGCCCTGCCAGACTGTCGCCTCCCCTGCCAGAGCCATTCCCCATGACTCAAGCTCTTCGCCACGACTGGACCCGCGACGAGGTCGCTGCGCTGTTCGCGCTGCCGTTCAACGAGCTGCTCCACCGCGCCCACACGGTGCACCGCGAGCACCACGATCCGAACGCGGTGCAGGTCTCCACCCTGCTCTCGATCAAGACCGGCGGCTGCCCCGAGGACTGCGCCTATTGCCCGCAGGCTGCGCGCTACGACACCGGCG
It contains:
- a CDS encoding TonB-dependent receptor: MRTSMISRAIGLALFGGLLGALSPMLLAQDAAASTDTGKSAADKAKNLDGIVVTARSGVETRTKAETSYSITTIDEDRLRMQAPTSVTEAMKSVPGFWVEASGGEASGNIRARGIPVDGFGSVNLLEDGVPVQHDPALGYLNADQAFRLDETIERIEVVRGGPSSVFYSNAPAGAINFIPRKVGDKAEGLLKFTVGDYGLTRGDFWAGTPVGDGWKLGVGGFYRTDSGIRDPGFNANDGGQIRLNLSKDFEHGSFSADVKHLDDKVALYLGIPMRTLPNGDIRAVPGFDGNYGTLAGPETEHVLMKMGNGGLYNFDNSEGTHVKRDQVTLKFDYDLGAGWKLAESLRYDDTHTQRNGVFPNSLMSATKYLSQQKVPAGAAGLQLRYVDNPNEVFNNANQNGNGLVVVGGLRGVTMPVKEFINDTRLLRKFDLGGQTHDVTLGYYYARFDQDFSRYSSVALLDATNNARLLDLVAVNAAGQPVSTLSDHGITRYGYEWENATGTSTTNAVYLSDEWQVTDELRIDGGVRWEQVNTRGKTETKQTVNLGTPATSSIITGTGQYVPWDHTFNKLGWTLGANWQFSPRSGVFARWTPTFRLPNLSTYITNPTATPVTQTMKLGEIGYKYTDRQLDLYATAFYTKYNNVGFSNYVFSSNGNTSTVQQGYADTKTKGLELEGTWYPVDWFDVQVTATVQDPQYKGLRYTELVSGAPVLRDYEGNQLIRVPKQSYRVVPGVNLLGGKLRLQIAYEYEGQRYVDTANSVKLPSYDVWSASARYDISQMCSLFFYADNLTNSLGLTEGNPRAGELASADAGANTFIARPILGRAYRAAIMYRF
- a CDS encoding TetR/AcrR family transcriptional regulator, with the translated sequence MTTTAKERGRPRKFDRDQVLRQAMEVFLDRGYDGASIGDLTAAMGINAPSLYAAFGCKEALFREALDLYVNAAGPRTLDELGRHGITARAAIEAMLREAAKRFGNGRGCLVVLGATHRTADNEAVFRDLAERRSETQALIRRRLKQGVAEGDVPGAADVSAVAAFYSTVLNGLSLQARDGASRKQLAGVVDCAMKAWDGLVGEERPAVT
- a CDS encoding phosphatidylinositol-specific phospholipase C1-like protein; the protein is MLFPRLAAATLLLGAGAAGACDLERASAGCDLEALDRSLRLNDLQAVGTHNSYKQAMPPAELAAHRARDPKGADGIDYAHPPLPAQLDEGARTIELDVYYDPEGGHYAHPPGALRKGYANPPWPPEQAAQMRRPGFKVMHLADIDFRSSCQTFVACLRQIRDWSTAHPWHVPIMILINAKDGGGGPGAATPMRFDERAFDALDAEVRSVFAPARLITPDKVQGKHHSLREAVLAGAWPTLGATRGKVFFVLDEDAAKIALYRGNRHSLEGRVMFVNTDEASPAAAYLTLNDPVRELDRIRRDVAAGFLVRTRADADTAEARRGDTSRRDAAFASGAPYISTDYMHPDLRFGAYRVRLPGDAIARCNPVRRPECHSPQGSASP
- a CDS encoding MFS transporter — its product is MPDDASAKTPSAKTHRQTHGRTHGTTDRLLVLAAVCLAGLGMPLSFTGPAIALPAIGRSLGSDPLLLSWAVNAFILAFGGSVMAAGALADQYGRKRVFAIGIGLFAGLSVLLALSPNLWWLDVARAAQGVAAALTMSAGAASLAQEFEGPARTRAYSLLGTTFGLGLAFGPLLCAWLVEAFGWRAVFLSTAALGSLVFVVGVPRMRETRDPGAQGLDLPGSLSFTAALVLLTFGIIEAPRPDSGFAPPLLATAAIAMLALFVWVEWRAPRPMLDLSLFRNPRFLGAQALPLATALCYVVLLIFLPLRLVGVEGRGEVASGLLMVPLSAPMLAVPFLGALLTRWFSPGLLSAVGLGIASVGLLWLRAVAAPGAAWSALAWPLLLIGAGAGLPWGLMDDLAVSVVPKERAGMATGFFTTTRVAGEAIAMAAVGAVLTALIEGRLAQVPHDQAVAAASNLATGDMAHAARAAPAMAHEALLHGYAVAFGSLLGGLAVLTGALALLSFVLLRRPRRVTSASLARESCPAA
- a CDS encoding CehA/McbA family metallohydrolase, which gives rise to MSARFFRSLAFALACALLPLAAIHAADAEKPDVVLHGELSGKDNQTYRPLPFDVPAGVTRITVQFDYTGREEKTTVDLGLLGPDGFRGQDGFRGWSGGTKKLFTVSATDATPSYLPGAIRPGRWQLLLGIPNIRPESHANYTASIWFGHAGDPAWEPAVLHPPLRKEAGWYRGDLHMHTAHSDGGCKSQSGAQRVPCPLFFTVQAAAQRGLDFIAITDHNTVSHANAMRELQPYFDTLLLIPGREITTFTGHANLFGTTAPVDFRVGSKDVPDWNALLKAIAPLHGVISINHAIRPSGEICMGCGWTAQPPVDMAQVQAVEAVNGSDAGTQISGIPFWESQLARGYRLTAIGGSDNHEAFQNEARIGTNPTGVPATVVYAQELSMPAVLDGIRAGHVFIDTEGSRDRVLELSGEAGGAKAIMGDALRVPAGATASFDVHVAHAKGATLAVLLDGQPLTPAVDARIEGDDVRRAFAWHSDGKPHWLRVEVRDAAGKPLLVGNPIYLNPATGSR
- a CDS encoding ComF family protein, whose protein sequence is MDAPLRFFRRGLVCLHEALFPWRCLLCGSPGAEDADLCAPCAREMPRNRHACERCALPLPVGAALCGQCQRRPPPWDAAWAPFRYGWPLDRLETRFKFGADLAAGRVLAELWQREPAPADRPDLIVPVPLHRRRLRHRGYNQAWELARPLAAALGVPMRQGVLERIRGTSAQTELDRVARRRNVRGAFRLRTDALPNHVVLLDDVMTTGATLAECTRVLRRAGAKRVDVWALARAPAR
- a CDS encoding 3-oxoacyl-ACP reductase family protein, which produces MGSLDGKVALVTGGSRGIGAAVVRRLARDGATVAFTYISSPERAEALARELESAGGKARAYPADSADPAALRAAVDRVAADFGQIDVLVNNAGIFVGGAFEDVSLEDYERTMAINVRAVFVASQAAARHMGEGGRIISIGSNLADRVPAPGMTLYSMSKSALSAFTRGLARDLGPRGITVNLVQPGSTDTDMNPADGAHAEEQRARMAIKRYGDASNIAGMVAWLAGEEGRFANGTAFTVDGGANA